One window of the Capnocytophaga haemolytica genome contains the following:
- a CDS encoding vWA domain-containing protein has translation MFKDITFANPAFFWLLLLIPLLCVWYIFSYKKSKANLSISSTLTFKKYKGKGYLYHLLFVSRVLAIALLIVALARPQVHSESAKVKTTEGIDIVLAIDVSTSMLSQDLKPNRFEALKKVASQFVQERPNDRIGLVIYAGESYTQTPVTSDKAIILNALKDINSGAIEDGTAIGMGLATAVNRLKESKAKSRVIILLTDGVNNTGFVDPETAAEMAAEYGIKVYTVGIGTNGMALSPFALNADGSIMYRMQQVEIDEALMKNIAKITKGKYFRATNNKKLKEIYDEINKLETSKIEEFKYTEVDEKFRPLALIAGLLLLLEFLLKHTVFRNEI, from the coding sequence ACATTTGCAAATCCAGCATTCTTTTGGTTGTTGTTGCTCATACCACTGCTGTGTGTGTGGTATATATTCTCTTACAAGAAATCGAAGGCAAACCTAAGTATTTCATCAACACTGACTTTTAAGAAGTATAAAGGAAAGGGCTATTTATACCACTTACTTTTTGTAAGCAGAGTGTTAGCTATAGCTTTGCTGATTGTAGCCTTAGCCCGCCCACAAGTGCATTCAGAATCAGCTAAGGTAAAGACTACTGAAGGGATTGACATTGTGCTGGCAATAGATGTGTCTACCAGTATGCTCTCGCAGGACTTGAAACCCAACCGCTTTGAGGCACTGAAGAAAGTAGCTTCACAGTTCGTACAGGAGCGCCCTAACGACCGCATCGGTTTGGTAATTTATGCAGGTGAAAGTTATACTCAAACGCCAGTAACAAGCGATAAGGCGATAATCCTTAACGCTCTGAAGGACATTAATTCTGGTGCTATCGAGGATGGTACTGCTATTGGGATGGGGCTGGCTACGGCGGTCAATCGTTTGAAAGAGAGCAAAGCCAAGAGCCGTGTGATAATCCTCCTTACTGATGGGGTAAATAACACAGGCTTCGTCGACCCTGAAACAGCTGCTGAGATGGCTGCCGAATATGGTATTAAGGTTTACACGGTAGGGATAGGTACTAATGGTATGGCACTTTCACCCTTTGCTCTGAACGCTGATGGCTCCATAATGTACCGAATGCAACAAGTAGAGATAGATGAAGCACTGATGAAGAATATCGCTAAGATCACTAAGGGGAAATACTTCCGTGCTACTAACAATAAAAAGCTCAAAGAGATCTACGATGAGATTAATAAACTTGAAACAAGTAAGATAGAGGAATTTAAATATACAGAAGTAGACGAAAAATTCCGTCCGTTGGCGCTTATAGCAGGCTTGTTATTACTACTTGAATTCTTGCTAAAGCACACCGTTTTTAGGAATGAAATATAA
- a CDS encoding Glu/Leu/Phe/Val family dehydrogenase — MSNTEKKTSMYENVMHEFNKAADKMNLDAGVRKILATTQNEVVVHFPVKMDDGRIEVFTGYRVQHNNALGPYKGGLRYHPTVDINAARALATWMTWKSAIAGIPYGGGKGGIQIDPSQFSQAELERITRRFTYALGDNIGPDYDIPAPDVNTNAQIMAWIADTYASTKAPSQRANNFHVVTGKPVGCGGLEGRDRATGFGVVTAIKKWVKAHNVDLKGKTYIVQGFGNVGYWTAHFLSELGAKLIAVQDHTGSISNPDGICPEELLAYAKTNKGGVGGYPKAKAINNADFWKTECYLLVPAALGNQITVNNVKDIKAQLVAEGANGPTDSEAEEVLLKKGIAVIPDILCNSGGVIGSYYEWLQNKRAEVWHIDEVLERLQRKIEHSFDLVVEASKEYDCDLRTAAYIVALKKIERVYKERGVFP, encoded by the coding sequence ATGAGTAATACAGAAAAGAAAACAAGTATGTACGAAAACGTGATGCACGAGTTCAACAAAGCAGCAGACAAGATGAACTTAGATGCAGGCGTACGCAAGATTTTAGCAACTACTCAGAACGAAGTAGTAGTGCACTTCCCTGTGAAGATGGACGATGGTCGCATTGAGGTATTCACAGGCTATCGCGTGCAACACAACAACGCACTGGGTCCTTATAAAGGGGGATTGCGCTATCACCCAACGGTGGACATCAATGCCGCACGTGCTTTGGCTACGTGGATGACGTGGAAGTCAGCTATCGCAGGCATTCCGTACGGTGGCGGTAAGGGTGGTATACAGATTGACCCAAGCCAATTCTCACAAGCAGAGTTGGAGCGTATCACACGTCGCTTTACCTACGCATTGGGCGATAATATTGGTCCTGATTACGATATTCCTGCACCAGATGTGAATACCAATGCACAGATTATGGCGTGGATTGCCGATACGTATGCCTCTACCAAAGCACCCTCACAGCGCGCTAATAACTTCCACGTAGTAACAGGTAAGCCTGTAGGCTGCGGCGGATTGGAAGGGCGCGACCGTGCAACAGGTTTTGGAGTGGTAACTGCTATTAAGAAGTGGGTAAAAGCTCATAATGTAGACCTGAAAGGCAAGACCTATATTGTGCAAGGCTTCGGTAACGTAGGCTATTGGACAGCGCATTTTCTCAGTGAGCTTGGGGCTAAACTCATTGCTGTACAAGACCACACAGGCTCTATTAGCAATCCTGATGGTATCTGCCCTGAAGAGCTTTTAGCGTATGCAAAGACCAACAAGGGTGGGGTAGGAGGCTATCCTAAAGCAAAGGCTATCAATAATGCCGACTTCTGGAAGACAGAGTGCTATCTATTAGTGCCAGCAGCTTTGGGTAACCAAATCACTGTAAACAATGTGAAAGACATCAAGGCGCAATTAGTGGCAGAAGGCGCTAATGGCCCCACAGACTCAGAGGCAGAGGAAGTGCTTTTGAAGAAAGGCATAGCCGTAATTCCTGACATCTTGTGTAACAGTGGTGGGGTGATAGGTTCGTACTACGAATGGCTACAGAACAAGCGTGCTGAGGTATGGCATATTGATGAGGTACTCGAAAGACTACAAAGGAAGATTGAGCACTCATTCGATTTGGTAGTTGAAGCCTCAAAAGAATACGACTGCGACCTGCGTACAGCGGCGTATATCGTAGCACTCAAGAAGATAGAGCGCGTATACAAAGAAAGAGGCGTATTCCCTTAG